The Canis aureus isolate CA01 chromosome 9, VMU_Caureus_v.1.0, whole genome shotgun sequence genome has a segment encoding these proteins:
- the LOC144320508 gene encoding dnaJ homolog subfamily A member 1: MVKETTYYDVLGVKPNATQEELKKAYRKLALKYHPDKNPNEGEKFKQISQAYEVLSDAKKRELYDKGGEQAIKEGGAGGGFGSPMDIFDMFFGGGGRMQRERRGKNVVHQLSVTLEDLYNGATRKLALQKNVICDKCEGRGGKKGAVECCPNCRGTGMQIRIHQIGPGMVQQIQSVCMECQGHGERISPKDRCKSCNGRKIVREKKILEVHIDKGMKDGQKITFHGEGDQEPGLEPGDIIIVLDQKDHAVFTRRGEDLFMCMDIQLVEALCGFQKPISTLDNRTIVITSHPGQIVKHGDIKCVLNEGMPIYRRPYEKGRLIIEFKVNFPENGFLSPDKLSLLEKLLPERKEVEETDEMDQVELVDFDPNQERRRHYNGEAYEDDEHHPRGGVQCQTS, translated from the coding sequence atggtgaaagaaaCCACTTACTATGATGTTTTGGGGGTCAAACCCAATGCCACCCAGGAGGAATTGAAAAAGGCTTACAGAAAACTGGCCTTGAAGTACCACCCTGATAAGAATCCAAATGAAGGAGAGAAGTTTAAACAGATTTCTCAAGCTTATGAAGTGCTCTCTgatgcaaagaaaagggaattatatGACAAAGGAGGAGAACAGGCAATTAAAGAAGGTGGAGCTGGTGGTGGTTTTGGCTCCCCCATGGACATCTTTGATATGTtttttggaggaggaggcaggatgcaGAGAGAACGGAGAGGTAAAAATGTTGTACATCAGCTCTCAGTAACCTTAGAAGATCTCTATAATGGCGCAACAAGAAAACTAGCTCTGCAAAAGAATGTGATTTGCGATAAATGTGAAGGCCGAGGTGGTAAGAAAGGAGCAGTCGAATGTTGTCCCAATTGCCGAGGTACTGGAATGCAAATAAGAATTCATCAGATAGGACCTGGAATGGTTCAGCAAATTCAATCTGTGTGCATGGAGTGCCAGGGCCATGGGGAACGGATCAGTCCTAAAGATAGATGTAAAAGCTGCAACGGAAGGAAGATAGTTCGAGAGAAGAAGATTCTAGAGGTGCATATTGACAAAGGCATGAAAGATGGCCAGAAGATAACATTCCATGGTGAGGGAGACCAAGAACCAGGACTGGAACCAGGagatattatcattgttttagatcagaaggaccaTGCTGTTTTTACTCGACGAGGagaagatcttttcatgtgtatggaTATACAGCTGGTTGAAGCCCTGTGTGGCTTTCAAAAGCCAATATCTACTCTTGACAACCGAACCATCGTCATCACCTCTCATCCAGGTCAGATTGTCAAGCATGGGGATATCAAGTGTGTGCTAAATGAAGGCATGCCAATTTATCGTAGACCATATGAGAAGGGTCGCCTAATCATCGAATTTAAGGTAAACTTCCCCGAGAACggctttctctctcctgataaactttctttgctggaaaaactcctacctgagaggaaggaagtagaagagaCTGATGAAATGGACCAGGTAGAACTTGTGGACTTTGATCCCAATCAGGAGAGACGGCGCCATTACAATGGGGAAGCATATGAGGATGATGAACATCATCCTAGGGGTGGTGTTCAGTGTCAGACTTCTTAA